The nucleotide sequence taattctcaaattgatataaaaaagtttaactgtaattgaaaaaaaaaaaacacttttatattttattgatttaaaaatttcaCGCTAAttgaatctgttaatctcttgtatttagcatgtcgatcactcagtaaaataattgaatcatgaacactaaaattgaaaatattggaagtaaatataatgtgggaggacaattgttttagaatatttagcaactttacgaAAAATGCAAATGCTAAGGAATATACAcgaactgcaaacatgtaaatgtaaaaaatattagtacgttacttgtggtagcaagtgtaacATCGGTTGAGAGTACCAAAATAAGGATcaagatatatacaattaaacaaatatttaatttcaattgttcatttgttcattttatccgtgtaattgtaataatattaattagtaaacctaaaaataaagattgtgattaatgttaatttgtttaaatttaacccatatgatctaaTAACATATATAGTTAGCTGgttagctcgtactggaccatacacgtatactcatacggtccgaccgtacgcgtatggtcggaccgtacgagtatacgtatacggtccggaccgtacgcgtacggtccaaatactcatatggtctggaacatatatgtactgtcactaattaataagtaattattcagatcagattagaacacagatttgtttatgtaacaataatcagtcctttcaattttataagtgttaatggcatgaccctgtagggtgtttatttagcaatatgaatgtataacaattaaaattaacataaaattgagaatggaaatggggaatatgccaaagagacaacaacccgaccatagaaaaaaacaacagcagaaggtcaccaacaggtcttcaatgtagcgagaaattcccgtaaccggaggcgtccttcagctggcccctaaacaaatatatgcaagttcagtgattatgaacgccatactgatttccaaattgtacacaagaaactaaaattaaaaataatacaagacttacaaaggccagaggctcctgacttgggacaggtgcaaaaatgcggcggggttaaacatgtttgtgagatctcaaccctcccctatacctctagccaatgtagaaaagtaaacgcataacagtacgcacattaaaattcagttcaagagaagtacgagtctgatgtcagaagatgtaaccaaagaaaataaacaaaatgacaataatacataaataacaacagactactagcagttacctgacatgccagctccagacttcaattaaactgactgaaagattatgatttcatcatatgaacatcaggcacaatccttcccgttaggggtttagtatcataccatcataacatatataagaagatcataacccgtgtcatgccaacaactggtttttgaataaatgtgtttagttccgatgcaaagaccctataagtgaatcaatattaacgccaaaatatgcaatctttaatgacctgacaacagtatcgtaaatattcgtaattatatcccttcttaataagtctattcaaaggttttgttagttttttaggtgaatactgacacctttgtgctttataaagaatatttccataaaaaattagatgtgaaatacctgaacgtataagaagtctgcatgttgagctatatttacgaatgatgtccttataccgatgataaaatttagtaaatgttttgactagtttgtgatatcccctggtgtaataatttttcagtaatacataaatttctctcgttaaaatctaaaacattgttacatacacgagcgaatcgtacaagttgagatatataaacaccgtaagatggtgacaagggaacgtcaccatctaaaaatggataattaacgataggaaatgaaaaatcatctcttttatcataaattttagtattcagctttccgttaatgatatagatatcaagatcgaggaaagggcagtggtcattgttagtattagctttgtttaaagtaagttcattaggataaatttctttaatatacatgtacatactgaagtcgtcattattgagagccaaaatatcatccaaatatctaaaagtattattaaatttgtttatcagatgttgtttcgatgggtctttgcttatttttgtcataaattgtaactcatagcaatacaaaaacaggtccgcaataagtggtgcacagttagtccccattggaattctgataatctgacgatatacggaatccccaaagggaacaaaaatgttatctagtaaaaattcaagggcatatatagtatcaaagcatgtccaattgacatagtttttttgtttattgccactaaaaaatgacctaaaagagtttgaacatatatattcacattctgactttttaaatgcccatttaattaggtgtgtgaattttttcttaatgagaatgtgagacaatgtggtatacagggtagaaaaatcaaaactttgaacagattcaaaatcaccaatataagcatgcaatttatcaagtacttccaacgagttcttgacactccaaaagtaattaattccactattttcgaatggccttatttgaacaatttattatcaggtttttaattgtaccaagtgtgctggtaagaaaaatagacaatttagtagtggaacaatggcttgaagacgaaataaacctatatttgtaaggtgttttgtgtagcttcggaagccagtacatagttgggactttcattgtatttggctctgcttgtaaagcggtagctaaaagtttatgtttgttacagatgtcgttttctgaaaatggagtcagttggaatgttggtgaattggtgatttcttttttcagaacctcaatgtaaaatttaggtcaaacaataataatattattagcagctttatcggccggcacaaaaacaaatttcttggctagttcttttagtttatgtttgatacgcgaaatagggtttttatgattgttgttaagagtaaaatgttctttaatatgttgtattcaaatatcaactatcttcattactgaattaataaaaagagtccaaagattttttgtcagctatAGTTATGAAGCTATATGCTACTGTTCATTGTCGTAAAACTGAAAGACATTAATAATACCATGGTGTGAAATGAAATGAATTTGATGTAAATTAACTCTACTTCTTTGATGATCACTTAATTCGTATTAGAGTTCCACATATTGTAAAGACTACGGTTTATTCAAGGTCAAGACGACTGTACAACTCTAGAAGTTGTTGGGTTATTTTTGGTCGTTGTATTAATATTGCTGTCTCATTTACGTATATTCCAAAGTCCACTCTGTGCAAATCTTGTTTTGTATTCTGCctacatataaaattaatagagaagagaatgaaattgaattttctagaaatgactgtcaatggttatctgtataaaaagtatatctttagctgttatactatgaaactataacaagtctttactattttgtgttaaaataagcttaaaacatcatattgcccagtaatgcccactaTTACCCATTTcggggagtattgcccagcccgggaaaaccgggaattcccgggtgggtaatactttgccaaccctgcatGTACATCAACTAACTACAAACGTTGATTAGCTTATAAAACCAAAGTAAAGCTAACCTCGGGCAAGTAATCAGAGCTTTGCAAGAtgtacatgaacatgatgaatacatGTTTACTTATaaattacagtggcggatccagaaattttcataagtgggggcccactgactgcctaagagagggcccgctccagtcatgcttcagtgattccctattcaatcaaccaaatttttcccagaaaaggggggtTACTAAGGGAcctctaaatctgcctctgaatTATAACAGCATAAAAGAACAACCAATGATTTGCTGATTGGGGCAATGaagatttataaaatgaataCCCTGGTAACAACTGAACATAAATAATCTTACCAGAGGGTCAGacacaattaaaataaatattctacACAACCATATGCaagaaataaataatgaaaataaactatAGCGCAACTAAAccttgaaaatgaataatcaaacaacaacaaaatcctAGAATTTTAAAATAGTTGTCCCCTTATCAGTTTGTTATACCCTCTTCTGTTTTCTTTGTGCTCTTTTGGAGAGAACAGGTTCTTGAATTGCATCCTCTCCAACTGTGGGTTGCTTAGGTGCTGTTAAATCTGACATTGTTGATATAAATGTCTCAGACTTTTTAAGAGTTTTTAGGAAATTTAACAATACACTTGAAGTATTCCTTCCATGTGTAGTGAACAGGTGAATGTGCATGAAGTAAATACAAGTTTCATTCACGTTAGTTGTTAAAGCCTAAACATTCAGAAGTCtgtgtataattcaaaataaccCAGGCTTATTATGTTTGTTGTTATTAATCATTATCCaacaatataaatattcaatatatGATGAAATGTTCTCAAAATTAGAAACGCAATGAAATTGTGATGGGCGCATCCATTTTGGAAGGGACATAACTCAGATACCAACTCGGCCCGGGATAAATGCCAGCTCGTACCTTAATTTTCCTTTATATATCATGATAAAATAGCAACatgaaaatacaataaaaattcaattgGTAATGTAATGCAGTCATGACTGTTTTAAATCAAAGCTAAGTAaatgcaaggatttgtatattgACACTATTCCGACTGGACGTGGCTGTGCATCCAgcacttcttcttcttcttcttctttataattcagcactccatcaacatactgatgataacGTGCCGGGCACTGATTTTACTATGCCGCGCTTGCGTgggatctaatttttatttacagtgaataatatacaaaaaaataaaaataaaaattcaacgtaatttctttttcttctgtttttgtactatacattttggttaaaactatatacattgtaggatttatttaaatttttagatGTTTATTGAGAACAGAGAGCACTTCCAAACAGAAACTCGACTCTTTGAACGTTTCTGCGTATTTACTATTTATACAAGCCTGGCTTATATATATTTTAGGTTTGAGCGTTCCCGGTACGTTAAAGTAAATTCAGGAAAGTGCTTTGGACGCACATTATTTAAATAGTGCAAGTTTccatttgacatttgttttaccCCAGGATCGACCCGAAGGACCCGGTAACAGAAAACCCGGGGGTAAAGGATATATATGGTGAATCCATGACCTATGACACAAGATCAGGAAATGCACAGCAAAAAATCACCACACAAAACCAAAGGAAAAGCACGTGTAGCGCTGTTTTATAGTAAAGTCACagtggccttcaacacggagcaaaaCAAAAACCAGCATCAATATCCTCTCTGACTACAAATGTTTGACCAAACAGAGGTTTGAGCGGAATTCCTTGCAAAATGATTCGGAtagatcagagacatatatacaccagagacatatatatagacaataatagggcattgacttgacatatcaacgatataaggatgaggcttagaaacggggaaatgcgaggctgtgccgagctatttccccgtttcgggccgaatccttatatcctTGATAtttcaagtcaatgcactattattgtctttatactgcaatctagaaaaaacattttcaattgttgtttaacatgtttaatgcgttaaggttatttatttgatttaaatattgggggaaATCCCGGCCTTTagaaaggcctcatatcatgctcgcggagaaatataaaacacaatgaaatgtacatttacctgttgaaaccaacactcgatggtgaacgaaatcgtttgagtatggactaaaatatcaaccataagcataaaacataatgatttataggttgcaaacaaaaaatattaacaaatgaaatatgtttgtccaataattgcaaaagaaacaaggttGAGTCGTTCCATgcatcgttgtatgcattggaaacaagaacaggttgaagaggtcgtgtgaataattaaatattatttcggcaacttctatttaaatattcatgaggaagagtgatatcgggtcagtgactgtatatgacatagaaatatacagtcaacgcattttgactgctcaaatagaacaaGTGCAGTATaaacacatatatgtctctggataGACTCTGTAAGATGTAACATTAGTCAAAAAAGAACATACTGCAAAGTAGTACATATTTGAAACTAAATATAGTTTCTACGCATaggttttaataaaaaaaaatgtacaatgtaGTTTACTGCAGATATGGTGTCAAATCGGAAAGGTGAAGTACTGGGTGATCCCTGTAGAACATATAATGActaataattttgaattaaacaaaaatatatgaatgaaTTCTAAAATTTAGAACATAAATTGCCTGTTTGGTGTATCAGAGGTTTTGAAACCAGTACAGCCTGATTTATAAGTATAGTTCTTTGTCCCATTCAACTCTATTGGTTTAACAAAGACAAATCTTTTCAATTTACGCTAACCTCATTTGGtctttttgacacttttttcATTCTTCAAGTCAAGATTATCAGATTTCACCAGAAGAAATATAGAAACGGTGAACCCATATAACTGACATTATATGTCATTAGAACGGAACATTTTATGTTCGTAGCTTTAACTGGTCACTTTTTGATCAGTTCCTAAGCAGGTTTTTGATGAAATCGTAAATAAAGTTGAGAAAAACATCAACGCAATTACTTGGATCCTGCACATTTATAGGTTTGTTTCACATAACGGATTTTGTCTATTGAAGTTTATTTAGATGCAGTTAACGTTTTCTTTAAAAATCCAAAATACTAGATAACAATTCTGCCGAAAAAAAAATCGCcgtgttttacatttttgtccAGCAACCAACTAAAAATAACTCTAACTGTGACGTTCTACATTAATTCCAACGTCCAACAAAAAGACGTCGAGATTATGACGTTAACTCTCCGCTTTCCGGGCTATCTTTCCCTCACTACGAAGGAAAGCCTAGCCGTATAAAATTTGAGTAGCAgtctttttaaaagaaatcaaagaAGAGAAAATGGATTGTTTATATTTTCCGGATATTTACAGTATTACATCTGTTTCGCACAGAACgtaagtttttatattgaaaatgttcGGCGATTTTATATAGTTTCATTAAGAATCTACCTTCGTTTATTTTACCGGTCAGCTTTATTTTttccataatatatatatttgattattattatttactgAATCTAATTGTAACTATACCTAATGGTTTGAACACAAAcacaatttctaaaaaaaaaaaatactttgtatCAAGCACGAATGTTTTTCTCTCTCCAGAATTGATGTTTTCGCTACAATAAGCGAATCTCTTGAAGTAAACTTCAATTCGGGAACTGCAGCTTTCCCAAGAGAACAGATTCAAAGTGTCATGCACAAGATGATGGCATACAGACAGAATATGGGtaagattatattatttttaaatgtgtaAAATATAAGGATTAAAGCAGAATGTTTTTCGACACCAAGACATGATCACATAATTTTGGATAATTCCTGCATAGGCATGCAGTTAAGTGCTTTTAAATATGACAGAGTGCAATTTTAAAGCagtgttataaatataaatataaccgAATCGTTCTCTCGTTTGGCAATGTCTTTCGAGTTAAATTGGCCTATATCGACTGTTTAAATTAATTTAGATTAAACAATATGTATGTCCATtgcttttttatttgtaattcgatctttaaccattagttttttctataaatttgatatcaataaatTCTGAATGAAATGCAATACAACATGCCTGTTGTTCATATTTTTCTAGTACATTCACTTGAGAGACGTGGGTAATTTTATTTTCCAGAATTTCCAGaaataaacaaattgttttatttaCTGTCTGAAGTGATTTTGGGTGTTGTTGGAGCACACGAGACAACTAGCAATAGTAATAAGAAGAAGTCCGTTGCTTCCAGCATCCAAAACAAGTTCGTTAAACTGGTTTCGTCATCTGACAGCATTCCACCAATACCAACGTAAGTTATTTCAATTAGATAGTACAAACTGTGTAAAATTTTCTCAAACAAAGGTTTCATTACACAAAAGGGATATTTTGTGTTCTCATTTTATAGTAGAAATAAATTTATCAATTCGTAACACATATATAATTTAATTCACTACacacaaatgaaaaaaagaatagGAACTGCGCGTTCATTACTTTTATTCATCTTTTAGGGTCATAGCGAGGTCGTCCATAGAGTCAATGCGGTCTCTTGCACGAGTTGAGAGTGTTAAGAAACCATTttgttaaacaagaaaagaaacaATTATACTTTATTGAAAATACCATATTCATATTTCACACAGACGTAAAAAGTTTTACGAATGAACCTAATTTTTAAACTCCATGTGCTTTGTTACAAAAGTTAAATTTCATAATTGATTGCATATTTTCAGATTTCATCAGATGAAAGTAGAAGATTACCAAAAACAGGTCAATGAAATGAATAAACTATTGAGAGCTCACACTTATTTGTACAAGGATCTTCAAAGACAACAAGAGGTAATTTTACTACACACATGTGATAATCTTTTTTGCAAGTTATAAGTTCAATTAAATCAGTTTCACGTAATTCATTCCAAAATTATAATACTTTGGACATATTACCAGGGGATTTTTAGTCTTTTACGCAATGTTTTTatgagaaaaatatattaaaactccCTAATCTTAAGTGTTTGCACACCAATTTAGGAGTTGAAAAAAAGGGAATTTGATTTGTGTTAAATTGTTTACAGCTAGAACTACAATATGTGTAAAATcgttatatatacatttaaaggTGTGTTGGATTGCTGATAGTAAGGTACAGAAGTATGAATTATGCCTGAAGACGGCTAAATTGTCAAGAAATCACTTAGCGGACAAATTATCAAGTAAAAACATGAAAGCACGAGATAACAGCATTACACAATTGCAGACGACACTgaattataaaatacagaaagcAGAAGAATCAAACAGGAAATATCAAACTTTActgacaaaagaaaaaaatactagaAATGCTTTAAAATTGGTAAGTTTAACAGAAAAAAGTAACGTTTAAAGTTCAATTGTAGAATATTTTGTTACGTTGGTGCAATGTAAGGGAGGTGTAATCTGAAAAAGTGGTGATTTTTTGGGTGTAAAAATATGCGAACCGATGAATTGTTATTTGTGTTTtctagaattataaaaaaaaaaaaaaaaaaaacccagtcaagaaaattgtatttttgtctattttaaaAGGAACAGAATAACTCTAAACTacaatctgtagttttatattATATGTGGAAAATAGTTTATTTGGTTCTTTAACTTGCAGAGTCAATaataatttacgtttttttatcATAGTGTGTGATCCTTTTTATGTCTAAGTTGTATAAAGATTTCGTCTTGATACGatgttttactttgttttatCTAGCTTGAAATTGACCTAATGGAGGATATACGATTTAACCTAACAGATCGTATTCACAGTGGATTGTTGTCTATGAAGTATATCTTTGCAGCACATACCAACAAGTAAGTAGTTTGTTTAATGTAAGGCAAATGCATGGTTTGTATTAACGAGTGTAAATGACAACAAAACGGTGAGTATCAATGAGACAGCACTTCTACAATATAAACGTAGAAAGTAGACTTTAAGTGCCAATGGTAGAAGTTCGGTGTCCTTTTACGGTGGCTTGTCTGTTTTCGGCTCTTATTTTAAACGAGTAAACGTATGTTAAACAATGgaatacattttataattattgtttttaattgattaatCTAAGTTTTATTGATTTACATTTGATTGATTTATCTAGGCTTTATCGATTCATCTAAGTTTTTAAAGATTTATCTGTTACCCAGAAACAGTTTACTGATTGACGTTTCTTTTGTCTTGTAGACTGTATGAAGTACTTCCACACATTGATGACTTTGACTGCAGATTGGCTGCAGAATCAATTATTGAAAAACTAAGCTCCAAATACCAGTTCAGTCCACCACAGGTAACTTTTCAAACAATATGTGTTTCCATTGTAGTGTTGAGCATTCACATTTGTCTCATTATTTCGATCCTGTTTAAATCTATCAACAATCTTCAATTTCACAAAAGTGAGTTTTCCCTTCAAAGATTACAAACTAGAAAATAATCTTATTCAATCACTGATTGTTCTATTTTGTGCATAGAATAAGTAACATATTGAACTGTCACTTAAAAATTGATCTCTTCCAATACATActatttgttagtcttgtttgcaATGTGATTATAGGCAATATTTTTTATGTAGGAATTTCAAACTACCAACGGATTTAAAACCAAGCTTCCAGATACACAATATGTTAATTACAAATCAGACATGCAGACAACGAAAAAACAACCATCTGAGCCGACAAAAGAACAACGCAATAACAATAGTAAGTCAGTTGCTTTAATTTGTAAcgttaatttattttgattgaaaAACGCAAAACTTTTTTGCCTAAAAACTTGATCAGTTTTAAATTGCGACGACCATTCACATAAAAGAGAGACAACATACCGaaagaacattcaaactcataaatcgacaacaCCATgggtaaaatagaaaaaagacaaacagacaaacagacaaataatagtgcacaaaacacaacatagaacaggAGCAAATCTGTCAAACAAATTACATCATAActacaattataaatatatattcttgaGACATCTGAGTTTTCATAAACCCAAATTGCAATTAACAAGTACAATGTACCATATTCGTTTTGACAATTGGAACATTTCTAATAACGTTCCAATCATTTCATTTTGCAGACATCAGTTGCCAAGACAACCAGTTCAATTTTCTAAGCAACACTTATGTGAAGGCAAAGGATTTGACAGATAAAACAAACGAGTGCTTCGTCAAAATTAAAGAAGGTAAAGTTATTATAACTTAATCTTTATGGACATTACATGCTATTTCAACGTTAAAAACATCAGAAAATGCAGTCTTATCAATATGTATAAAATGTgacatgtcagtttattttgtttGCAAGTGTGTAGgtattggcggatccagggggagggttccgggtgttggaaccccctttttttggacgatcaatgcatttgcatggggacatatagttggaaaccccctccccctttgtccttggttgggaacccccctttttaaaatggctggatccgcccctggtagGGTTCaacgggctgttgtctctttgacacattcctcatttccattctcaattttatttcatatacataattgaactatacatgctatatacgAAATCGATTATTTATAATCGAAAATCAAAGTCCAGAGGATAGAGTTTGgcattttgttttatacaatattcgATTTTTTTCTCAGGTTTTGTGATTGTAAAAAACGTAACCTCGTCACTATTTATTTCCATTTTCAGGAATGATTGTTAAGTTGAAGGTCGCTACAGATGTGTCAGAAGTTGCCTTTGGATGGTATAAGACAGACCCATGGAAACAAAAGAGATGGGGGTTCTTTTGCAAGTCTACAGAAAACATGAACTAAACATAAACACAGATGAAATtgattacatatttttaaattatcacAACTACATTTGAAGAGTTTATTTTTATCGTGTTTCATTATTGAGATGTGGGAGTACATGTGTTTCAGTCTGTGCGATTGATAGAATGACTATCGAAGTATTAAAAGATGGGAGTTTTCGTGCCTGTATATGTGAGAGAACCTGTTTGTGTACGTTTGTGTGAGTTAGTCGTGTGAAAGAGTGTGTATTTGTGTGTGTGATAAGAGAAAATGAGAGTGTGGAGGTGTTTGTGCTGTatgttattgttataaaatatatttgagtttaaata is from Mytilus galloprovincialis chromosome 6, xbMytGall1.hap1.1, whole genome shotgun sequence and encodes:
- the LOC143078124 gene encoding uncharacterized protein LOC143078124, translating into MDCLYFPDIYSITSVSHRTIDVFATISESLEVNFNSGTAAFPREQIQSVMHKMMAYRQNMEFPEINKLFYLLSEVILGVVGAHETTSNSNKKKSVASSIQNKFVKLVSSSDSIPPIPTFHQMKVEDYQKQVNEMNKLLRAHTYLYKDLQRQQEVCWIADSKVQKYELCLKTAKLSRNHLADKLSSKNMKARDNSITQLQTTLNYKIQKAEESNRKYQTLLTKEKNTRNALKLLEIDLMEDIRFNLTDRIHSGLLSMKYIFAAHTNKLYEVLPHIDDFDCRLAAESIIEKLSSKYQFSPPQEFQTTNGFKTKLPDTQYVNYKSDMQTTKKQPSEPTKEQRNNNNISCQDNQFNFLSNTYVKAKDLTDKTNECFVKIKEGMIVKLKVATDVSEVAFGWYKTDPWKQKRWGFFCKSTENMN